A window of the Radiobacillus deserti genome harbors these coding sequences:
- the rimM gene encoding ribosome maturation factor RimM (Essential for efficient processing of 16S rRNA): MANQFFNVGKIVNTHGIRGEVKVVRITDFEERFEKGQTLYWVSPEGGEPVSLTIDGHRIHKQFDLLHFESYDSINDVERFKNGLLKVDESQLTQLEEGEYYYHQIIGCEVETEEGEYLGKIKEILSPGANDVWVVQRPKQKDLLIPYIEEIVVDINVNEKKVKINPMEGLLD; the protein is encoded by the coding sequence ATGGCAAATCAATTTTTTAACGTAGGCAAAATTGTAAACACTCACGGAATCCGTGGTGAAGTGAAAGTCGTTCGGATTACGGATTTTGAAGAAAGATTTGAAAAAGGTCAGACTTTGTACTGGGTATCCCCTGAAGGTGGAGAACCTGTTTCATTAACGATAGATGGACATCGAATTCATAAGCAATTTGATTTACTTCATTTTGAGTCCTATGATTCTATAAATGATGTAGAAAGATTTAAAAATGGATTGTTAAAAGTCGATGAGTCTCAGCTTACACAACTGGAAGAAGGCGAGTATTATTACCATCAAATCATCGGCTGTGAAGTAGAAACGGAGGAAGGGGAGTACTTAGGTAAAATAAAGGAAATTTTATCACCTGGCGCAAACGATGTCTGGGTGGTACAACGGCCTAAACAAAAAGACCTTTTAATTCCATACATTGAAGAGATAGTAGTAGATATTAACGTGAACGAGAAGAAAGTGAAAATCAACCCAATGGAAGGACTGTTAGATTAA
- a CDS encoding KH domain-containing protein codes for MKALIETIVRPLVDFPEEIQVTEKEEQHKITYHLTVHPEDVGKVIGKNGRIAKSIRTVVYAAGTDSKKRIYLDIM; via the coding sequence ATGAAAGCCTTAATTGAAACCATTGTACGACCTTTAGTAGACTTTCCCGAAGAAATCCAAGTAACAGAGAAAGAAGAACAGCACAAGATTACGTATCACCTAACGGTTCACCCGGAGGATGTCGGGAAAGTAATAGGGAAAAATGGTCGAATTGCAAAGTCGATTCGGACAGTTGTGTATGCAGCTGGTACAGATTCGAAAAAACGTATTTATTTAGATATTATGTAA
- the ylqF gene encoding ribosome biogenesis GTPase YlqF produces the protein MPIQWFPGHMAKAKREVQEKLKLVDYVIELLDARAPESSQNPMLHQVLQDKPRMVVLMKKDLADQRATDKWITYFSERGIPTVAVDVQQKKDIEYVIQIAREMGKSKLEKLKRRGIRPRPARAMIIGIPNVGKSTLINRLAHKKIAKTGDRPGVTTSQQWIKVKDFELLDTPGILWPKFEDEVVGYRLAALGTIKDQLLPMEDIAAFVMEYLKERYPSVVTDRFQVSLETEDMMEIFETIGRLRGCLESGGVVSLEKTADVIIRDLRTGKMGNISLEWPQEEVETSSS, from the coding sequence ATGCCCATTCAATGGTTTCCTGGCCATATGGCCAAAGCTAAACGTGAAGTGCAAGAAAAACTAAAGCTTGTTGATTATGTTATTGAACTACTAGACGCACGTGCTCCGGAATCTTCCCAAAATCCGATGCTCCATCAAGTGTTGCAGGACAAGCCAAGAATGGTTGTATTGATGAAAAAGGATTTGGCCGATCAGCGAGCAACGGATAAATGGATTACCTATTTTTCAGAGAGAGGGATTCCGACTGTTGCGGTGGATGTACAGCAAAAGAAAGACATTGAGTATGTCATACAAATCGCTAGAGAAATGGGAAAAAGTAAGCTTGAAAAACTGAAGAGACGTGGAATTCGACCTCGACCTGCGCGAGCAATGATTATTGGAATTCCGAATGTCGGGAAATCCACATTAATTAATCGGTTAGCTCACAAAAAAATTGCAAAGACTGGGGACCGACCAGGGGTTACAACAAGTCAACAATGGATTAAAGTAAAGGACTTTGAGTTATTGGACACACCTGGTATCCTTTGGCCTAAATTCGAAGATGAAGTAGTTGGGTATCGACTAGCAGCACTTGGGACGATTAAAGATCAGCTTCTTCCAATGGAGGATATTGCAGCCTTTGTGATGGAATATTTAAAGGAACGTTACCCGTCCGTCGTAACCGATCGTTTTCAAGTATCATTAGAAACGGAAGATATGATGGAGATATTTGAAACCATTGGAAGACTTCGAGGATGCTTAGAAAGTGGTGGAGTGGTAAGCCTAGAAAAAACAGCTGATGTGATTATTCGTGACCTGCGAACAGGTAAAATGGGAAACATTAGCTTAGAATGGCCACAAGAAGAAGTAGAGACATCATCATCGTGA
- the sucD gene encoding succinate--CoA ligase subunit alpha, with product MSVFINKDTKVLVQGITGSTALFHTKQMLEYGTKIVGGTSPGKGGTEVEGVPVFNTVQDVVDATGANASVIYVPAPFAADAIIEAVDAELDLVICITEHIPVMDMVKVKRYMEGKKTRLVGPNCPGVITPEECKIGIMPGYIHKKGHIGVVSRSGTLTYEAVHQLSEQGFGQSTAVGIGGDPVNGTNFIDVLKAFNEDPETEAVMMIGEIGGTAEEEAAEWVKANMTKPVVGFIGGATAPPGKRMGHAGAIISGGKGTADEKIKVMNACGIKVAETPSVMGETLIGVLKEKGLYDKCKTH from the coding sequence ATGAGTGTATTTATAAATAAAGATACTAAAGTGCTCGTGCAAGGTATTACGGGTTCCACTGCTTTATTTCATACGAAACAAATGCTAGAGTATGGTACAAAAATCGTTGGTGGTACGTCACCAGGTAAAGGCGGAACAGAGGTAGAAGGTGTTCCCGTGTTTAATACAGTTCAAGATGTAGTAGATGCTACTGGAGCTAATGCTTCCGTTATCTATGTTCCTGCACCATTTGCAGCAGATGCAATCATTGAAGCAGTCGATGCTGAACTCGATTTAGTTATCTGTATTACGGAGCACATTCCTGTCATGGATATGGTGAAAGTAAAACGCTATATGGAAGGGAAGAAAACCCGACTAGTAGGTCCGAACTGTCCAGGTGTTATCACACCAGAAGAGTGTAAAATCGGAATCATGCCTGGTTATATCCATAAAAAAGGTCATATCGGAGTTGTTTCTCGCTCTGGTACCCTTACGTACGAAGCGGTACACCAGCTTTCTGAGCAAGGATTCGGTCAATCTACAGCTGTTGGAATCGGTGGAGACCCTGTGAACGGAACAAACTTTATTGACGTGCTAAAGGCTTTCAATGAAGATCCTGAAACAGAAGCGGTTATGATGATTGGTGAAATCGGTGGAACTGCGGAAGAAGAAGCTGCAGAATGGGTAAAAGCAAACATGACGAAACCTGTTGTTGGCTTCATCGGTGGAGCGACTGCACCTCCAGGAAAACGTATGGGTCACGCTGGTGCCATTATCTCAGGTGGTAAAGGTACTGCTGACGAAAAAATCAAAGTCATGAATGCATGTGGAATTAAAGTTGCCGAAACTCCTTCTGTAATGGGAGAAACTTTAATCGGTGTGTTAAAAGAAAAAGGACTATATGATAAGTGTAAAACCCATTAA
- the lepB gene encoding signal peptidase I, with amino-acid sequence MAKKRNEWLDWLKALVIAGLLAFIVRTFLFTPIVVDGPSMLPTLENGDHMIVNKFTYLVGEPDRFDIVVFHATAKKDFIKRVIGLPGEHVEVRDETLYIDGEIVKEPFLDTEKNSLKQNDVFTFDFTLEDLPGNYSEIPPEHVLVLGDNRSNSTDSRLLGLIPYDQIVGEAAVLYWPLDRFRFID; translated from the coding sequence GTGGCCAAAAAGCGTAATGAATGGTTAGATTGGTTAAAAGCATTGGTTATTGCTGGTCTATTAGCCTTTATTGTTCGTACGTTTCTGTTTACGCCGATTGTAGTTGACGGCCCATCGATGCTTCCCACTTTGGAAAATGGCGATCACATGATTGTTAACAAATTTACGTATCTTGTAGGAGAGCCTGACCGTTTCGATATTGTCGTTTTTCACGCGACGGCTAAAAAAGATTTTATTAAACGGGTAATTGGACTCCCTGGGGAACATGTGGAAGTAAGAGATGAAACGCTATACATTGACGGAGAAATCGTAAAAGAACCATTTTTGGATACGGAAAAGAACAGTTTAAAACAAAATGATGTGTTTACGTTTGACTTTACGTTAGAAGATCTCCCTGGTAACTATAGTGAAATTCCTCCAGAGCATGTTCTAGTACTAGGGGATAATAGAAGTAACTCTACTGATAGTAGGTTGCTGGGGTTAATTCCTTATGATCAAATTGTTGGGGAAGCGGCGGTTCTATATTGGCCTCTGGATCGATTTCGTTTTATAGATTAA
- the sucC gene encoding ADP-forming succinate--CoA ligase subunit beta yields the protein MNIHEYQGKELLRKYGVAVPNGRVAYSVEEAVEAAKELGSSVSVVKAQIHAGGRGKAGGVKVAKNLEEVRTYAGEILGKTLVTHQTGPEGKEVKRLLIEEGCDIKKEYYVGLVLDRATSRVTMMASEEGGTEIEEVAAETPEKIFKEVIDPVVGLLPYQARRLAFNINIPKEYVSKAVKFMLGLYQVFVEKDCSIAEINPLVTTGDGNVLALDAKLNFDDNALFRQKDILEYRDLDEEDEKEIEASKYDLSYIALDGNIGCMVNGAGLAMATMDIIKHYGGDPANFLDVGGGATAEKVTEAFKIILSDSNVKGILVNIFGGIMKCDVIAEGVVEATKQVGLEIPLVVRLEGTNVDLGKKILAESGLNITAAESMADGAEKIVSLVK from the coding sequence ATGAATATTCACGAGTATCAAGGCAAAGAGTTATTGCGTAAATATGGCGTTGCCGTGCCAAATGGCCGTGTTGCATATTCCGTTGAAGAAGCAGTTGAAGCAGCGAAAGAACTGGGCAGTTCTGTTTCTGTAGTAAAAGCGCAAATCCATGCTGGTGGTAGAGGAAAAGCTGGCGGTGTAAAGGTTGCGAAAAACCTAGAAGAAGTGCGTACATATGCAGGTGAAATCCTAGGGAAAACGCTTGTAACTCATCAAACTGGTCCTGAGGGTAAAGAAGTAAAGCGTTTACTAATTGAAGAAGGCTGTGACATTAAGAAAGAGTACTATGTAGGTTTAGTACTAGACCGCGCTACTTCTCGAGTAACGATGATGGCTTCAGAAGAAGGTGGAACGGAGATTGAAGAAGTAGCAGCAGAAACACCAGAAAAAATCTTCAAAGAAGTAATTGATCCGGTTGTTGGTTTACTTCCATACCAAGCTAGAAGATTAGCTTTTAACATTAATATTCCGAAAGAGTATGTGTCAAAAGCCGTTAAATTTATGCTAGGTTTATACCAAGTATTCGTTGAAAAAGATTGCTCCATCGCTGAGATTAACCCACTTGTTACAACTGGTGATGGCAATGTATTAGCATTGGATGCGAAATTGAACTTTGACGACAATGCATTATTCCGTCAAAAAGATATCCTAGAATATAGAGATTTAGATGAAGAAGATGAGAAAGAAATCGAAGCATCTAAATATGACCTTAGTTACATCGCCTTGGATGGAAACATTGGATGTATGGTTAACGGTGCAGGTCTTGCAATGGCAACGATGGATATCATTAAGCACTACGGCGGCGATCCGGCCAACTTCCTTGATGTTGGGGGCGGTGCTACAGCTGAGAAAGTTACCGAAGCATTTAAGATCATTTTGTCCGATTCCAACGTAAAAGGTATTCTTGTAAATATCTTTGGTGGAATTATGAAGTGTGACGTTATTGCAGAAGGCGTTGTAGAGGCTACGAAGCAAGTAGGTCTTGAGATTCCTCTCGTTGTACGTTTAGAAGGAACAAACGTAGATTTAGGTAAGAAAATCTTAGCTGAGTCTGGTCTGAACATTACAGCTGCTGAATCGATGGCAGACGGTGCAGAAAAAATTGTTTCTTTAGTAAAATAA
- the ffh gene encoding signal recognition particle protein: protein MAFEGLADRLQNTIQRIKGKGKVTEQDVKEMTREVRLALLEADVNFKVVKQFINKIKERAVGQEIMESLTPGQQVIKVVKEELTNLMGGEQSKIAVADRPPTVIMMVGLQGAGKTTTTGKLANLLRKKQNRNPLLVAADIYRPAAINQLQTLGKQLNMPVFSLGTEVSPVEIANQAIEQAKAEHHDYVIIDTAGRLHVDSDLMEELTQIKENVKPDEIFLVVDAMTGQDAVNVAESFNEQLDITGVVLTKLDGDTRGGAALSIKAVTDTPIKFAGMGEKLTDLEAFHPERMASRILGMGDVLSLIEKAQENVDEKRAKELEEKMRSASFTFDDFLEQMGQVRNMGPLEDLLGMLPGANKMKGMKNLQIDEKQLSHVEAIIQSMTKKERVDPSIINASRKKRIAQGSGRNVAEVNRLLKQFNEMKKMMKQMTNMQKGKKGKGFKFPFM, encoded by the coding sequence ATGGCATTTGAAGGTTTAGCCGACCGTTTGCAGAATACGATTCAGAGGATTAAAGGCAAAGGGAAGGTTACCGAACAGGACGTAAAGGAAATGACCCGCGAGGTACGTCTAGCTCTTTTAGAAGCTGACGTAAACTTTAAGGTAGTCAAGCAGTTTATTAACAAAATTAAAGAACGTGCTGTTGGACAAGAAATCATGGAAAGCTTGACGCCAGGTCAACAAGTTATAAAAGTGGTAAAAGAAGAATTGACCAACTTGATGGGTGGAGAGCAAAGTAAGATTGCCGTAGCAGACCGCCCGCCAACTGTTATTATGATGGTTGGTCTTCAAGGTGCTGGTAAAACAACAACCACAGGGAAATTAGCAAATCTACTTCGCAAAAAACAGAATCGAAATCCATTACTGGTTGCTGCAGATATCTATCGTCCCGCTGCTATTAATCAACTTCAAACATTAGGCAAGCAACTTAACATGCCTGTGTTTTCTCTCGGTACAGAGGTTAGTCCAGTGGAAATTGCCAATCAAGCTATTGAACAGGCAAAAGCAGAACATCATGATTATGTGATTATCGATACAGCTGGTCGACTTCATGTGGATTCAGATTTAATGGAAGAATTGACTCAAATTAAAGAAAATGTAAAACCTGATGAGATTTTCTTAGTCGTGGATGCGATGACAGGTCAAGACGCCGTTAATGTTGCAGAAAGCTTCAATGAACAACTCGACATTACTGGAGTTGTCTTAACGAAATTGGATGGTGATACTCGAGGTGGGGCAGCATTATCTATTAAAGCTGTTACAGATACTCCTATTAAATTTGCTGGTATGGGAGAAAAGTTAACCGATCTAGAAGCCTTCCATCCAGAAAGAATGGCTTCCCGTATTCTCGGGATGGGAGATGTCCTGTCTTTAATTGAAAAGGCGCAAGAAAATGTCGATGAAAAACGTGCGAAGGAACTAGAAGAGAAGATGCGATCTGCATCCTTCACCTTCGATGATTTCTTAGAACAGATGGGACAGGTACGTAACATGGGTCCATTAGAGGACTTGTTAGGTATGCTCCCTGGGGCTAACAAAATGAAGGGGATGAAAAACCTTCAAATTGATGAAAAGCAGCTATCCCACGTAGAAGCCATTATTCAATCGATGACGAAGAAGGAACGCGTGGACCCTAGCATTATTAATGCTAGTCGTAAAAAACGAATCGCTCAAGGATCAGGACGTAACGTTGCAGAAGTAAATCGTTTGTTGAAGCAATTTAACGAAATGAAGAAGATGATGAAGCAAATGACGAACATGCAAAAAGGGAAAAAAGGGAAAGGATTCAAGTTTCCATTCATGTAA
- a CDS encoding ribonuclease HII: MKPDTITEIKHLLTTNTYTEEQLTSWREDERKGVQQLIRQYDKETERIMKEKEHFESMKVFEQSLWSKGYQHIAGIDEVGRGPLAGPVVAAAVILPSDYFLPGLTDSKQVNQKKRELFYQHIIDHSISYGIGMVDREEIDRINIYQATIQAMNRALLELSIQPDHLLIDAVNLDTPIPSTPIVKGDQKSISIAAASIIAKVTRDRIMMEYNNVYPAYHFASNMGYGTKEHLEALRIHGITPIHRRSFAPVKAYKES; this comes from the coding sequence ATGAAGCCCGATACGATTACGGAAATTAAACATTTATTAACAACAAATACATATACTGAGGAACAATTAACAAGTTGGCGTGAAGACGAGCGGAAAGGTGTTCAACAGCTCATTCGCCAGTATGATAAAGAAACAGAAAGAATCATGAAGGAGAAAGAACACTTTGAGTCCATGAAGGTGTTTGAACAATCTTTATGGAGTAAAGGCTACCAACACATTGCAGGAATCGATGAGGTTGGGAGGGGCCCTTTGGCAGGTCCAGTCGTTGCTGCTGCAGTTATTCTTCCATCTGATTATTTTTTGCCAGGCTTAACGGACTCTAAACAAGTAAATCAAAAAAAGAGAGAGTTATTTTATCAGCATATCATCGATCATTCCATTAGCTATGGGATTGGAATGGTCGATCGAGAAGAAATCGATCGCATAAACATTTATCAAGCGACGATACAAGCAATGAATCGAGCGCTATTAGAGCTAAGCATCCAACCAGACCATCTCCTAATTGATGCGGTCAACTTAGATACCCCGATTCCGAGTACGCCAATCGTAAAAGGGGATCAAAAAAGTATTTCCATCGCAGCGGCTAGCATTATAGCAAAAGTAACGAGAGACCGTATTATGATGGAATATAATAACGTGTATCCTGCTTACCATTTTGCCTCTAATATGGGCTATGGTACAAAGGAACATTTAGAAGCACTTCGCATACATGGAATAACCCCTATACATAGGCGTTCATTTGCGCCGGTTAAAGCATATAAAGAAAGTTGA
- the rplS gene encoding 50S ribosomal protein L19 encodes MQHIIDEITKEQLRTDLPEFRAGDTVKVHVKVVEGNRERIQVFEGVVIKRQNGGISETFTVRKISYGVGVERTFPVHSPRIDKVEVSRRGKVRRAKLYYLRNLRGKAARIKEIR; translated from the coding sequence ATGCAACATATTATTGATGAAATTACAAAAGAACAACTTCGCACTGATTTACCTGAATTCCGCGCAGGAGATACGGTAAAAGTACACGTTAAAGTTGTCGAAGGTAACCGTGAACGTATTCAGGTGTTCGAAGGTGTTGTAATTAAACGTCAAAATGGCGGAATCAGTGAAACATTTACAGTACGTAAGATTTCTTATGGTGTAGGTGTTGAGCGTACATTCCCAGTACATTCTCCACGAATTGACAAGGTTGAAGTCAGCCGTCGTGGTAAAGTACGTCGTGCTAAGCTTTACTATCTACGTAATCTTCGTGGAAAAGCAGCCCGTATTAAAGAAATTCGCTAA
- a CDS encoding YlqD family protein, giving the protein MQIIRKIPVKQVLTESSKETLHNQFISHQKQLEQECQQLKFEQRKLLSKKGISREEVTKRFQQEITKRTDKLKWIEFQLDQLETLPLGSELTEGEVESLVEVEVGSNWEELFGEQAIIVKDGTVIQIR; this is encoded by the coding sequence ATGCAAATCATTCGAAAGATCCCGGTCAAACAAGTTTTAACTGAATCAAGTAAGGAAACACTACATAACCAATTTATTAGTCATCAAAAGCAGCTTGAACAAGAGTGTCAACAGCTAAAATTTGAGCAACGAAAACTGTTGAGTAAGAAAGGGATTTCTCGAGAAGAAGTCACGAAGCGATTTCAGCAGGAAATTACAAAAAGAACAGATAAGCTGAAGTGGATTGAATTTCAGCTTGATCAATTAGAAACGCTTCCGCTCGGAAGTGAACTAACTGAGGGAGAGGTTGAATCTCTTGTTGAGGTTGAAGTTGGGAGTAATTGGGAAGAACTGTTTGGGGAACAAGCTATCATTGTAAAAGACGGAACTGTTATCCAAATAAGATAG
- the trmD gene encoding tRNA (guanosine(37)-N1)-methyltransferase TrmD: MKVDILTLFPEMFEGVFNHSILKRATELGAFSYNLVNFREYTESKHNKVDDYPYGGGAGLVLSPQPIFDALEDVTKEKDKKPRVILMCPQGEPYTQQKAEELAKEEHLVFICGHYEGYDERIRQHLVTDEISIGDYVLTGGELGAMVVVDSVVRLLPSVLGNEDSAPNDSFSSGLLEHPHYTRPAEFRGMKVPDVLLSGNHAKIEEWRRQQSLRRTAERRKDLLEQYPLTDQDKAWLNQWRDDHNLS; the protein is encoded by the coding sequence ATGAAAGTAGATATTCTAACCTTGTTTCCAGAAATGTTTGAGGGTGTATTCAATCATTCGATTCTGAAGCGTGCAACGGAATTAGGTGCGTTCTCCTATAATCTAGTAAATTTTCGAGAATATACGGAAAGTAAACATAACAAGGTAGACGATTACCCTTACGGTGGCGGGGCTGGTCTTGTGCTGAGTCCACAACCGATTTTTGATGCTTTGGAGGACGTGACGAAGGAGAAAGACAAAAAGCCACGGGTTATCCTAATGTGTCCGCAGGGGGAGCCATACACCCAACAAAAAGCTGAAGAGCTTGCGAAAGAAGAGCACCTTGTTTTCATTTGTGGGCACTACGAAGGCTATGATGAACGAATCCGACAACATCTCGTCACGGATGAAATTTCAATTGGTGATTATGTGTTGACAGGTGGAGAGCTAGGAGCAATGGTCGTTGTCGATAGTGTCGTTCGTCTTTTACCGAGTGTATTAGGTAATGAAGATTCCGCTCCTAATGATTCATTTTCAAGTGGTTTATTAGAGCACCCTCATTATACAAGACCGGCAGAGTTTCGGGGGATGAAAGTACCGGATGTCTTATTGTCTGGAAATCATGCAAAAATTGAAGAGTGGCGTAGACAACAGTCTTTAAGAAGGACGGCGGAACGACGTAAAGATTTACTCGAACAATATCCCTTAACCGATCAAGACAAAGCATGGTTAAACCAATGGAGAGATGACCATAATTTAAGTTGA
- a CDS encoding EscU/YscU/HrcU family type III secretion system export apparatus switch protein has product MSLNGNEKGFSKAAALRYDKEKDTSPKVTALGKGYVAENIIEKAREHEVPIQEDSTLMELLSNLSINESIPEELYQAVAEVFALVYRVDKQAGEFSPSSSEKNLHK; this is encoded by the coding sequence ATGAGTCTAAATGGAAACGAAAAGGGATTTTCGAAGGCAGCAGCACTTCGTTATGACAAAGAAAAAGACACTTCACCAAAAGTAACAGCACTTGGCAAAGGATATGTAGCAGAAAACATTATTGAGAAAGCCAGAGAACATGAGGTCCCCATTCAGGAAGATTCAACATTGATGGAGTTATTATCTAATTTATCTATCAATGAATCTATTCCAGAAGAACTTTATCAAGCTGTAGCAGAAGTGTTTGCCCTTGTTTACCGCGTCGATAAACAAGCTGGAGAATTCTCTCCTTCTTCTTCTGAAAAAAACCTTCACAAATAA
- the dprA gene encoding DNA-processing protein DprA, which yields MDNARARLIHVYESKMLSRTKIKNLLHEDPTLSILYQSTSSEIASQLQVTTSKASLLHNYLHHQPIAYHPKPIQVVTILDNTYPMMLRSITDPPLVLYAVGKLALLQRQPVLSVVGTRNPSKTAFSVMKSILQPLVQDKWVLVSGMAKGIYSFAHHIALNSGGGTIAVLGGGFQYIYPKENVPLYEEMIASQLVISEYPPSTRPQRYFFPERNRIISGLGFGTLVIEAKEKSGSLITVDQALEQGREVFAVPGSPLNPQTHGCHSMIQDGAKLVQNTYDLQVEWEKELRKWRRIRSK from the coding sequence ATGGACAATGCAAGAGCTCGGTTAATTCACGTATATGAAAGTAAAATGTTATCTAGAACGAAAATAAAAAACCTGCTTCATGAGGACCCTACCTTATCTATCCTCTATCAATCTACCTCCTCTGAAATAGCTTCTCAACTACAAGTCACAACATCAAAAGCCTCCTTATTACACAACTATTTACACCATCAACCAATAGCTTATCATCCGAAACCCATTCAAGTCGTTACTATTTTAGATAACACATATCCGATGATGCTCCGATCTATTACAGACCCGCCACTGGTTTTATATGCTGTAGGAAAACTAGCGTTGTTACAAAGACAACCAGTACTAAGTGTTGTTGGGACAAGAAATCCTAGTAAAACAGCCTTTTCTGTAATGAAATCTATTTTACAACCGCTTGTACAAGATAAGTGGGTCCTAGTTAGTGGGATGGCTAAAGGGATTTATAGTTTTGCACATCATATTGCTCTAAATAGCGGGGGAGGAACTATAGCAGTACTCGGAGGAGGATTTCAATACATTTATCCGAAGGAAAATGTACCATTATATGAAGAAATGATAGCTTCACAGCTAGTTATTTCCGAATATCCTCCCTCCACTCGACCTCAACGGTATTTTTTCCCGGAACGAAATCGAATTATTAGTGGATTAGGTTTTGGAACACTGGTTATTGAGGCGAAAGAAAAAAGTGGGAGTCTTATTACAGTAGACCAAGCGTTAGAGCAAGGAAGAGAAGTGTTTGCTGTCCCAGGCTCACCGTTGAATCCTCAAACGCACGGCTGTCATAGTATGATTCAAGATGGGGCAAAATTAGTTCAAAATACCTATGATTTACAAGTCGAATGGGAAAAAGAGTTGCGAAAATGGCGTCGAATTAGGTCGAAATAG